The Arabidopsis thaliana chromosome 5, partial sequence genomic interval aattatttttagttacttGCATTGTTGATTGATTGTTTCAGCTTATCAAGCCTTGAATCCATGAGAAATGTGATGGATCTTGTGAATGACATGGTTCAAGCCGTTAATCCTTCTGATAAATCAGTATGTGTGGAATTAATCACTCTGTTTCAACAATACTTAAATCTCTCTAATAATATCTCTGGTTTGgtaaaatatatcatttttcataTGCAGGCCTTAAAAGATGAGCTAATAGTTGATCTAGTAGAGCAGTGCAGATCTAATCAGAAGAAACTAATCCAGATGCTCACTACAACTGCGTCTGTCTTCTCCACCTTTCTCTactacatcttcttcttcttcagctttacTTGTTCTTCTTACCAATAAGACATCTGTTCTGCCTTCTTCTTGCCTGCAGGGACGAGGATGTTCTGGCACGTGGTCTCGAGCTGAATGACTCTTTGCAGGTAGTGCTCGCTAGACACGACGCTATTGCCTCTGGCGTCTCTCTTCCTTTGTTGTTGCAGGCCCCAGAGCCAAGAGAGACAAGCTCTTCCCTCAAGACTTGTGGTGCTGCTGCTCTTGAGTCTGCTGACTctgagtcttcttcatcatcatcgagcAGTGAAAGTGAAACAGATGAAGTGGAGGATGTTAAAGATGACTTTATACAGCTAGCCAAAAGGTTAACCATTCACTCACTAACTCAAACACACTAGTACCTTGCCAGTCACAAACTAGTTTATAGACGACATTCTCGAATTTGCAGGCATGCTCTATTAAATGCCCTACAcagcgatgaagaagaagaaacattgCTTCTAGGCAACGACAATGAAAAaacagcagaagcagaagccAAGACACAGTGCAAAGATCTAGCTTTGTTcgacacaacaacaacaacaaccaccaaGTCAGAGCAGGATATTATTGAACTTCTCAGCCTAACTCTGTCAACAACTGCTCTGCCCTCCCCACAAACGCAACCGCAGACGCAGCACCCATCGTTTTTTGCTGATGATAATATTCTTATGAACAGCTACGTTGTCCCCTGGGCACAGTCCCAAGAAGAACCACAAGTCCCAAAAATGACTCAGTTTGCTCCATCAGGACCTCAGTTTCAGCCATGGCCTCTGCAGCAGCAACAACCGTATTCATACGGTTATCCTCAGCCACAATGGAGCGGTGGCCAAGTAAACAGTAATGACACAACATTCTGGAGCCAAGGAGGCAATGAGAATATGGTCTTTGAGAGAAACTTGCAAGTCTCAAACTCATTTCCTGCTAGAGCCACGGGCACATCCGGTGCTGCTACTGCGGCTACAGTGGACAGGCAGCCGTAGAGGCCATATGTTCCTCCATACAAATTGTTTGAAGATCTTAACGTTTTCCGGAACACAGATGGGGGCGTTAGGAGTAGCAAATAACTATGTTGTAATTAGGATATAATACTTCCAAAAGACATTCAAATTCTATTAGAAATTGACAAAGATAACTAATAAGACTTTCAAAGTGAGGCAAAAATCTTTGGaaacataatatatttgataagGAATAAATAGTTGAAGTTGACACAGAATGACTACTATTTACAAAGCATTTACATGCGTAAATTCTATTTGGCAAAGCCTCCTCAATTAGTTTTGCTTGGATCTTCTCATCGGAGGCTAGTTAATCAATTCTATAAATAACACCTAATTTTACCCCAACTCCATATTCACTTTGCATTTGATTAACTTACTAGTTGTCATGATCTATCTTGGTAATTGTGTGTTGTGGTGGGTGTATAAGGAGACGAAGGAGCCAGCAGCCCCTGCGGCTAACAACATCTGGTAAGGGTGAAAGGCGAGGCAACTGACTGGGCCAATCTGTTGGCCCATGAAGGAAGTGTGGTACTTTATGATCCCAAGTTGCTCTCCTTTAAGGCTGAACACTTTTATTAGCTGTTTTGCTGACCCGCTCGCTATGATTGGAGCATGTCTATGAACACCCAATGCTGTCAGTGATCCTCTATGCGCGTCTATAGTCAGGTATGTCTCCTTTGGTCTTCTCAGATCCAGAAACTGAATGTCACCTGCTTGTGATGCGCTCACAATCTGAGACAACAAACATGTCAAGTGAGTAACTAAATGCCTTTTGTACTGACTGGCGAGAATCAGAGATTTGGGTGTGTAACCTTTGCTGGATCGAGTCCAGGCTGAAAGCTGAGTCCAACTACTTTTTCTACTCGCTGATGAGGCCGAGTGGCGCACACAAGACTATACATTGGAGAAGTGAGATTTCTTCTACTCTTGAACTAATAATCTTTGTTACTATGTTTAAAATCCAAAGGTGAGAGAATTAAACAAGCTCTCTAAGGTAACTTACAAGTCAGGTGTGCGAACGTCGTAGAGTCTTACAGATCCATCCGCAAAACCAGCAGCAAGTTGACTCCCATGCACTTGAGAAGCCGACTGcaaataaacacacacatacaaaTAAAGAGACTCATCAAGCAAGATCCGACTAGTCCTTGAGATCCTGTCTTCATTTAGACGAAAAGAAGATCTAGATAGTATCTATTTGTAACACAGATATCCAAGTTTGCATATGCTGGCTTACAAGGGCTGTGACGCTGCACCCGGATTCAAAGGGCATAGATTTGACGAGCTGTTCTTTATCCAGGTCCCAAACCATGATTGATAACGATTCCCCAGAAACATACTGTAGACACCAATAATGCGTCAAATACAAAGTAGATAAGTTTCACAACTccaaatataaaatgatagCATGTTGTTAATGGAGTGGCCATATACCAGGTAACCTGACTGTTGTTGCCAGTCCACGACAGCGTTCAGGCCACTTGCACCAGGCTTCTGACCTTGGATTGACGAAAACCCTGTGACAAGTTTTTGTCTACCCTTTGTTGCGTAGTCTTTCCATATACGGACTGATCCATCGCCTACATGAGATTTCAGAACCACAAGTAAGAGCTTTTAACAGCCATACTCAATCAATAACTAACTTGCAAAAGACGCTCTGGAAAGAGTTGGAACATTACAAGAGGCAACAAGTAGCAGAGAGTCATCAAGTTCATTGACAAGGCAGAGATTTGAAATTCCTTTGTCAGGAAAATCGTTATTGTCAAAGCCATTAAGAAGAGTTGCTTCCTCGTAATTCCACACCCTGACAGGAAAGACAGCTAAACTTAGAGTCCAAGTGTCCAACAGAGGCAATTAAGTCAAAAAGCAGTTTTTAGATGAGGTATTTGAGTGAATGGAGGATTTCAAGATAAAGCATTTTATAAATGATGGCACTAAATAGATAGCACTGATTCAACATGTGTCGTCATCTAGAAATGGTTTTACAACTTCGTGCACCTAAATACCTGGTGTAAAAAATTAGCTTGTATTTGGCCTTACAGGGCTACCGCCAACCGGATTACATATTGTTGGTTTGAAGTCTATAATTTTAGTTAAGGTAAGAAATTTTTGCATACCTAATCCGTTCATTCTCATCGGCAGCAACTACAATAGGAGAAAAAGGGTGAAGGAGGGCCGTCTTTGTTCCCGTTTCAAACTTTGTATCCCAATTAGCAATCGGAATATTGCTGAGCCCGCTTATTGCTGATCGATGACAAAAGAAGGTTGTGATACAGTTCAAGTAACTAGTATAGATATAGAACAAGACAAAAGATACACAGATAAAAATAACTTACATGAATGCTGGCATTTTGCAATATGCTCCAGcgaaaacttttttttttcttctctttgggCTGCTATCTCTTCATTAGCATCTGCTCCGCCAAGAAGAGGTTTGGAAAAGTGACCACAGCTCCAGTTGTAGATAGTTGATTGTGGAAGCAAACTCCGTTCAGACCCGCTTACACCTAAAATCGGATCAGCCAATCCAGAGTCGGGAGAACCCAGCAGATGAGGTCGGAGCTCTAGCGAACAAACTCTCCTCAGTCCAGTTAAATAGCTTGTTTGCGGAGGGCTTACCGGAGGAGTCCTAAATGTTAACGGTAGGTGGCCTGTCAACATAAATTTCATGGTTAAGTTACTTAGAAGTTTATAATGGACAAAAACTTCAAGATTCACAtcaaatgatgatttaaaaacactGCATAACCAACTTACCTGTATGCATGTCAAACCAAGAGGATGAGCGAACTAGGCCAGCCAGAGGAGTGTGAGATGCTGATGCTGCTTCACCTGGTCGGCCATTGGACTTGGAGGGTTTCGCAACAATTTGTTCAATCCCAATAACAGAAAGCACACGCCGCCCAAGGCTTGCAATACGTGGAGATGGATCTTTAGCTAAGGTAAACATAGCTAGAACACTCTGCGAATAGATAGCATTATCCAGCGGTCTTGGCTGATGGACAACTCCATTGCTGACACCATCATGGATGATTCCAACATCAGAATGCAAGGAGGAGTCATCAGCTAATGGAGATCCTTGCATTAGCCCGGAAAAAGGTTCTTGGAGGCTGCTTGAGATCCTTCCTTCACGAGCCACTGGTTGGCTATCAGGGCTAGCTCTAGTCAGAGAACCCATGTCTGAAGAAGCAACTATTGAAGTCCCAGAGTCATGAAACTTGGCCATTGAAGGGAGAGAAGTTCGCAGAGAATTTTGGGGCTTCCAGTATGAATCTGCAACTGACTTTAGATGTTGTTTGTGTCCAAAAGCAAACCGTGCGAGAGCTGTGAGACAATAACAACATGTTGAGACTATTCAGAATATACAATCCAAGCATTAGTTTCAAGCTTTCTAAGCGGAAGAGATATTAGTTAAAAAGgttattaattttagttaatatAGACACTAGAGATCATATAATACGACTAAACATGTAgtttatttttcctttgaaCTTGATGACACATGATGCAAATAATGCTACAATTAAGCATGATGATCAAACGTCAACATGTTTTGCATACCTACAGCAACCTCTGTTCGGACAAGCGGGCTCCCATCTGAAACTACATCTAAGAGACTTTTTATGATAATATCTTCAACtatattttcatcatcatcaaattcttcatcACAAACACCTTTACCAGAGTCAAACCCAACATCAAGTAAGGTACCCAAGGCAAAAACAGCAGCAGCCCTGACCTGCAAGAGATTGGTGTGGCCAGCAATTAGACTGCTAtttcaaagcaaaaacaaatactgaaaTCTTATAAGTTAGCTAAGCTTCTGGCGAAGCACCACCTCTGGTTGGGCCTCGGAAAGCAGAGGTATCAACTTCTCAGAAGCATTTGCCTCCCTACCCATTATCTGGGCCTCCAAATAGTCCTCCCACAACTTTCCAAGACAAAGACAAAGCCATTGTAGAAACAATGGTTCTGGCGGTGGATCACATAGTTGGGTTGCTTCGAGGTGCCCCAGACAAACAGCAATTAAATTAGCTTCAAGACATGATTCTTGGCCTCGTTTGTAGCCATCGACAATAACAGCCAAAATAAACGCAGCCATAGCACGTTGTTCTGGGAATGCATCAGAACTATCTAAAAATCGAATGAAATATATGTGGCCCCGGTCCTTCACAAGATCAACTTGACAggactatataaaaaaaaaaaaaaaatctctcaaaCGTTAGCAAAATTCAAAGAATGAAAACGAGTAGCACAATAGAACAACGACAAAGATAAGGAACATGTCCCAATGTCCACAGATTAGGAGCAAGATGCCCATAGAAATGTTAGTCCCAATTTTTATGGCATTTAGAATTTATCTTAGGAATAATTATATGAACAACATTTATCTTGGTCTTTCTCATcatgaagaaaacagagtcacGTTAATAATGCATCCCCAAAAGGAAGTAGCAGAGGTATAACAAGAAACGAACAAGCAGAGACATACGAAACTGCATGTACCTTATCAAGTGCTAGGATCTTTGTCCATATGAAAACAAGAATCTGCCGTAGCTCAATAGTTGTTGTTTGCAGCAGCTTCACTACGCAAGGATATATTCCAACAGATAAGGCctataaaaatattcacatCAAGTAAGGACATCACACAAGATAACATGGGAGAGGAAATGTCTAAGAACAAGGGAAAAACAGGACTTCAAGGCATTAGAGGTACCAAATCGACAGCCCAAGGACCCATATCAAGAAATCTTCCAAGAAGCACCAGAGCACGATACCGATGGCACTGGCTAAGTAAGACCTGATACGAATCAGATTCCAAGTAAGCTAAGATGGTAggatatatatagatattagatggaagaggaagaatgaAGCCAGTGATTGCTCCCTAGATCATCAATAAGAAAGAAGCAGTGTCGATGAATGACAAATAGATATGAATAGTTTCTCATGGACCATAAGATAGGGGCCTTCTTTTAAAACACAGGAGGGGTAAATTTAGGGTTCAGGTGGCACCTGAAGAACAATAGGTAACTGCTCTGGTGGCTTCTTATGCTCAGATCCATGATCCAGCCAGACCTCAAAAGCTGTCAGTTGCTCAGTGAAAAATGAACTTGGCTAGATAAAGGAGAGTAACAAGCATTATCAACAAGACAGACATCATACCAAATCATACAATTACAAGGAAATATAATAATGGacaaaacaaacctgaaaCTCCGTATTTGGGTCCAGAAAAAATTGAGGAAGCTGAGAAAGGCAGATTTCAGCAGCCATGTCCCATGCATCCCTGGAAAACAGCTATTAGCGGAGGTAAAGAGCTCAGACACACAATTCATCAAAATGCAAACTAGGGATAACGTCCAATACCACATATGATGCTGATGCGTAGGAGGTAGCATAGGATGTGATATTGGGGTACAATTTCCGGACCGCATTATCCTCTCAGCTAGTAAGAAATTTCGGAAAAGGCTAGCAACCAACAAGTCCTGTCTGAATAATCTCTGGAAAAGTTCTGTGGGGTAAAACTAACTTCATGAGGAatggagaaaacaaacaagaagtCAAACTTGAGAGTTTGGTCTTGATactattttttgtcaacaattttGCATTGATTCATTAGGGGGAAAGTTTGGGAAGTACCGCGTGGAAGCACATTCCAGGCAATGGTGTCTGTGACTGCAGTGAAGATCCAGTTCAACTCTCCTAACAATGTTTTACGGTCATTTTGGCGACCGGGAATTCTATCAATAAGTGATTCATCTATAAATTCTTTCAGAAGAGAACGTCTGCAGAACCTGCAAAGAAAAGCCTCTGTGAAAGCTGAAAGCTAAACAAAACTGCACAGATCCGGATGAACATAAATGAAAGGCAGATAACCTGAAGAATAGAAATGATAGGAAACATACAAAAGAACTGAAGGCGTGCATTTCAATAAGTAACATGGGAGGAGAAGGCTATCAATAGGATAATAAGATGACCCAATTAGTCTAAGTAGAACTAGTTCTCATTCTCAACCAGTCACATCCAAcgttaaaattcaaaataattacgACAAACCATATGTAATCCTAAGTGTCCTATGCAAACTAGTATGGCAGCTGACAATAACCATATATCCTAATTAAGTCAACTTTCTGGGAATTACTGCATCAATCaaccttcaaaaaaaaaaacatatgcaGTAAAACTTGATccaactaaatttttttgatggaAAAAGACCATGTTTCAGACAGAAGAAGGGTGACACCAAGTACTTGAAACAAGACAGAGATTAGAAGAGAAATTTACCATTTCAATGCGATATTAATAGGTGTTGTGAGGCAAGAAGTAAAAACGTCAGCTGGAAATTCAACACTCTGAGGAAGTGTCTCATGTACATCACAAGCAGCCAGTAGAATACAGTCCTTCGGGGGTCCAGAAGATTCCCCCTCGTGAAGCTATAGTAAGGAGTGAAACAATTTGATCATCATACGAAACACCAATTGTAAAACTCAGCAGGTATCCACACAATAAGAGTAATTTGTTACCTCGGCGAAGGCATTGAGGATCACCCTAGCAGCAGAGCAGTCAAAAACGTAAATGGTGGGTGTTTTCAACCAGGAATCAAGCTCGCTGACTGGCAAGGGAATGTACTGCGTAAAATTCTGCACACACAAGATGAATAGGTGGCTGATAACAGACTTCTAAGAACATGGACAATGtagagagaaaggaaagaaaactGACCTTATTGTAAACCCAGATTTCACCATTAGGTGTAGGTTTAGGGACACCATGCCCGTTATAGTGAAACAAAACTCTCTCAGTCTTTGCATATTTCCGGCAAGACAAGCAGAGCTTCCTGACATCGTCCTTTGTAGGATCCAATTCGACTTTATATCGAgcctgaaaataaaacatagaatACAAATGAAGAGGAAGCCAAACATTCAACAAAGGAAGGAGCTGGAAATGAAGTAATCACCCGAGCCAGCCATCTCTCGTACTGAATGCTCAAGTTTTGGCCAATAGCCTCAAGAGCTCTTCTTGGGGGAAACATAGAAAAAGGATCTGCgagatcaaaacaaaagaagggAAAAATGATTGCGGGAAacattgaaataaaaaaagaagaagatgagagttAAGTGAAAGTTGGGACCTATCCAGCATTCGAGTCTTGCGCAGGGAGAAATCTTAATAACATCAGGGGGATCAACAGTAATGTGCAAACACATAACTAGAGCAACACATCCTGTTTTCATCTGCCATTGAAAAAGAGTGAGCAAGAAGAGTACACAATCTAGTGGCAACAAAATAGATTGGGAGGAGAAACTAACTCGCTCTTTAAGGCGCCATCTTGGGGGTTGGACGATGTCGGATGCGTCGTCGTGTCTAAGGTCACAGAGCACAAGAGTCTGAGGCAAGTATGCCATGCTTGTGGCGGCGGAGAGGTTCTCATAGCTGCTACTTGCGACTCTGGGAGAGGCGATGATGGACACACGGGAATCATCGTGAGCGGAGGAGGCGCAGTTGTCGTCGTCGTCGTAGAGGTGATTGGTGACAACAGTAACGGAAGATTGAGAGAGCCTGGAGACCATCAAGTCCCCTAATGCCATCCAAATTGAACAATGAGAAAGCGAATTCAATCAGCAAAGCCACTGTTGTGCACTGCAGGGAGAATGAGCGGATGACGAAGAGATAATCCGGTAAGGACGGAGAAGAGCGAAGCGGAAGCCCTAGGAACACCGGAGGAGATGAAGAGTTAGATGGTGGTGcacaaagagagaaatgtgGAGAAATGCCAAATTTTGGGATTTTGTCGTCagcagcaaaaaaaaaaaaaaaagaagaagaagaagaagatgaagaaacggAAAGTCGTCAATGTGTGTTGCGTTTTgtctcctcttctctcttttctcttttttttttttttttttaattaatgataGTAATATATACCACCTgggaaatcaacaaaatttgtttctttttcaatatacataaatttaaGGAAAATAATGTTGCacatctatatttttatttcaccTAAATTACAGCAAAATTATTCAAcgatttcttttcattttattttgagattttggatttttatgtatttttaaaattaataaagagaaattcttcaaatttagggtttacttattttttcaataattctttatatatttgataaaattgaAAGATGATTAGAAATGCCTAAAAGTAAGATTGAGACGTCCTGTTCGGAGCTTGGACTCGTTGAGTAGAGACATGGGAGCTGAGTTTGGTATGATTGACTTGACGCCATGGAAGATCATTCGCGATTCTCCCCCGAATATTAACACATCTCCTGATTCTAATATCACTCCTTGAGCTTCTTCTacgtctctcttctctccgtACAAGAACTCTGCAGAATCACCTATGGAGAAGGACACTATCGGCAACCCTCTTGCTATACTCTCTTCGCTTTCGTCACGGTCCTGCCATAGTTATACGCCAATACAAAACAACGCATTATTAGTGTCAAGAGAACCCTTCAAAGAGGTTTAAAGTCAAACTGCACAACACCTGATGGAGACCAAGTCTTCCAGTTTCTGAGTAGAAATTGACTATGCAAATGTCTGGTGACATCACTGGAAGTATCCTCTCCGCATCTTCTGTTCCTGATTCTCTATCTATGAGAGCATGTGCCTCTCGGATCGCCTTTTCTACCAAGACATTAAATGTGACAGGGATCTCTGGTGCTTTACTATCAATGTCAGTGTTTTTCCTGTATTTAGTCTGAGGATCCCAGTTTCGCCCAAGGCACATCATTTGCAGATGAAGCTTTGAACCAACACTATACCCCGGTTGGTAAAATCCTGTGGGCTTAACACCAAGTTCTCGGCATGTTTTCACAATGTCAACCTATAAGCATGTACAACTCTTTACTTTACTAGAGAAATATGTGGATTATGTGATCATTTTCACAGTTTTTTACCTGTATATCAGGCGTAAGGAAGTCTTTAAGAAGCACCATTCCAGGCCTTATAACTTTGTGTTTATTACTAACTTCAACagtttctctgtttgtttcatcCGCCAAAATCCAATCTTTTATACTTGTATCATTTCTTTCGAGGACTGAAGAACATATGTCGAAAGGCGGAGGATCCTTTATCCTCTGAGGACTTTGATCCCTACTCTTGAATCCAGAATTCCTGTGATTCCTAACCTTGcggattttcaaattttgagatTGTGAACTTTtactagaagaagaagggttgGTAGAATCAAAATGAACCATACTTGTTGGAGAGCCAATACCAGCGCCAACCTCAAAAGTTGTCCCATTGGATTCTTCATGTAAAAACCGTGAAGCCCGTCTCCTCCTCCTATTCTTACATCCCAAATTCCTCTGCAAAGACAAAGCATCCTTACCGCTTGTCCAGTTTTGAAGCTGTGAACTTTGACATGGAGTAGAAGGATTGGTAGAACCAAGATAAAACTTCTTCGTCTTAGAGCCACCAGTAAGTGGTGGAAATTGCTCTTCATAATCATTAAGTGAGTCAAGCGATGCAGTCTGCTTAACAGAATTAACATAACGTGTCCTTTAGATACCGCCACGATTATGCTTTGATCATAGGAAAATCACTGGGAGCCAATGGAGAGTTCATAATCTCTAAACAACAGTACTTGATATGGTATGCCACTggaaattgaatataaactATGAAAGCATGAGAGCATTTTTTTCCAATCAAATTCATGCGATCAGCGGCATAGtaaaaatggttcaaaatCAGCGAAACTAGGTTGAAAGATAATAGTCTAGAGAATGCGAAAACGATCACTCACATGCGTCTTTGGGATCGGAGAGTGAGGAGAAGAACTCATTATCGTCCTACTCGCCGACGGAGAGCACAGCCGAAGGACGATCTGGTGGCGGGAAGTAAGATGAAACGAGCGATGGATAGAGTTCAACATAGTCGAAGAAGCCTCGATTTATCGGCGACGACAAGAGACGCATCGTCTTCTACGCCGTCGGCGCAGAGCcttctttctaattatatattgatctTCCCGAGAACACATCAGTAATTTCAAATTACACTATTTTAATTACATGGGCCCATGGGCCTCGTAACATAGATAGCAAGGGTCTTCCACATTAATTTGTGGGAGCGAAATGAGTTTTCTACGCGCACGACAGGCGGGTGATGAACACGCTCGAATGGTAGCCGCCGACACCTTCCTTAACTTATTAACTCAACATACTTTAGTGTCAAATCTTAGTTTATGTCAGTATTCAAACGTATTGTTACATCTAACAggaaaaaggtaaattaaaaTCTTGACTCTAAAACCTACCAGGTaatatagaagaaagaaagatgtgtagattttatcttttaaaaatggacCAAATGATTCTGCTATTTCGAGTGTGAGGAGGTTGTAGAAAACCAATCATAttcgacaaaaaatcaattaagaaGAAACCAACCACCAAACCCCATTCATTAATTTCCTTTGCTTGGAAGACAGCTAAATTAACACCAAAGAAGGCTTGTTCAAACTCACAGTTACATTTTTACACGGAACCATCCATATACAAAAAGACACACTTGCCAAAAGCTATACTTAAATTATCAAAGTTTTAGTCATGCACTTTAAACCAAAGTGAATGCGACAGTTACTATAATAATCTTCTGATCAATTTACGTAACTCTTGTAACTGTTCATTGCTcttatttaacaaaaaggTAAACGTATTATATGATTCGGAGTTGCATTACCGACACAAACtgattaaatattataataataagacGATGGAAcacaaaataaactaatatatgaaaaacattttataaaatttcaacgttttattttccaaattttgcAGCGGAATTAGCAGAGGAAACATCTGCGGATTCCGAAGCAGGAAGTGGATTGTGATCTCTGAATTGGGTAGTCAGCAGAAGAGTCGAAGGATGAAAATCTTCGCATGACATTCCTTTCTGTTTGAAACTTGAACAGATCGTACTCATTTTCGTCGATCAACACTCTCTCCGACAGAGATGGTGGTGATGAAGCCGACAGTTTCTTAGCCTTACCATTGTGATCGCCCGATAGCCAGAAGAGCCTTGTCGGGATTAGTGCGAGGATTTTCTTGGTGGACTTTTTGGAACGGCGGCGGATTTGGTCGccggagaaagagaaatgagaCGGCGGAGGAGTGAGAGGTGGCAGAGTAGGTAGCTCAGAGGAGGGGTGTTTGGGTGTGCCTGGATGAGATTCCCATTCGAAAGGGACGGCACCGGCGGCTCCGTCGTAGTAGTAGATTCTAAAGGAAGGACAAGCAGCTGATACCGACGAAAAACGTTGTTTGGTCGACGGTAGCTTACCGGAGAAGGTGGCGGTGTCTTGCTTTTTCAGTGAGAGTGAAGCTGCCCGCTCAGATCCCGCGTTTGGCATTATTGTCTTgggagagtgagagagagagagggaaggaaagagagggagagatgTGTGCATGAGACATATGGAGTCAATCTATCATGTATATATGGGTGCCTGGTGTCTTTGGTACGGTTTTTACTTTTGGGCTTATTTGTTTGGCTTTGGTGTCTA includes:
- a CDS encoding 2-oxoglutarate-dependent dioxygenase family protein; translation: MLNSIHRSFHLTSRHQIVLRLCSPSASRTIMSSSPHSPIPKTHTASLDSLNDYEEQFPPLTGGSKTKKFYLGSTNPSTPCQSSQLQNWTSGKDALSLQRNLGCKNRRRRRASRFLHEESNGTTFEVGAGIGSPTSMVHFDSTNPSSSSKSSQSQNLKIRKVRNHRNSGFKSRDQSPQRIKDPPPFDICSSVLERNDTSIKDWILADETNRETVEVSNKHKVIRPGMVLLKDFLTPDIQVDIVKTCRELGVKPTGFYQPGYSVGSKLHLQMMCLGRNWDPQTKYRKNTDIDSKAPEIPVTFNVLVEKAIREAHALIDRESGTEDAERILPVMSPDICIVNFYSETGRLGLHQVLCSLTLNLFEGFS
- a CDS encoding 2-oxoglutarate-dependent dioxygenase family protein (2-oxoglutarate-dependent dioxygenase family protein; FUNCTIONS IN: oxidoreductase activity; LOCATED IN: cellular_component unknown; EXPRESSED IN: 21 plant structures; EXPRESSED DURING: 11 growth stages; CONTAINS InterPro DOMAIN/s: Oxoglutarate/iron-dependent oxygenase (InterPro:IPR005123); BEST Arabidopsis thaliana protein match is: 2-oxoglutarate-dependent dioxygenase family protein (TAIR:AT3G14160.1); Has 30201 Blast hits to 17322 proteins in 780 species: Archae - 12; Bacteria - 1396; Metazoa - 17338; Fungi - 3422; Plants - 5037; Viruses - 0; Other Eukaryotes - 2996 (source: NCBI BLink).) is translated as MLNSIHRSFHLTSRHQIVLRLCSPSASRTIMSSSPHSPIPKTHRNLGCKNRRRRRASRFLHEESNGTTFEVGAGIGSPTSMVHFDSTNPSSSSKSSQSQNLKIRKVRNHRNSGFKSRDQSPQRIKDPPPFDICSSVLERNDTSIKDWILADETNRETVEVSNKHKVIRPGMVLLKDFLTPDIQVDIVKTCRELGVKPTGFYQPGYSVGSKLHLQMMCLGRNWDPQTKYRKNTDIDSKAPEIPVTFNVLVEKAIREAHALIDRESGTEDAERILPVMSPDICIVNFYSETGRLGLHQDRDESEESIARGLPIVSFSIGDSAEFLYGEKRDVEEAQGVILESGDVLIFGGESRMIFHGVKSIIPNSAPMSLLNESKLRTGRLNLTFRHF
- a CDS encoding 2-oxoglutarate-dependent dioxygenase family protein (2-oxoglutarate-dependent dioxygenase family protein; LOCATED IN: cellular_component unknown; EXPRESSED IN: 21 plant structures; EXPRESSED DURING: 11 growth stages; BEST Arabidopsis thaliana protein match is: 2-oxoglutarate-dependent dioxygenase family protein (TAIR:AT3G14160.1).), coding for MLNSIHRSFHLTSRHQIVLRLCSPSASRTIMSSSPHSPIPKTHTASLDSLNDYEEQFPPLTGGSKTKKFYLGSTNPSTPCQSSQLQNWTSGKDALSLQRNLGCKNRRRRRASRFLHEESNGTTFEVGAGIGSPTSMVHFDSTNPSSSSKSSQSQNLKIRKVRNHRNSGFKSRDQSPQRIKDPPPFDICSSVLERNDTSIKDWILADETNRETVEVSNKHKVIRPGMVLLKDFLTPDIQVDIVKTCRELGVKPTGFYQPGYSVGSKLHLQMMCLGRNWDPQTKYRKNTDIDSKAPEIPVTFNVLVEKAIREAHALIDRESGTEDAERILPVMSPDICIVNFYSETGRLGLHQDRDESEESIARGLPIVSFSIGDSAEFLYGEKRDVEEAQGVILESGDVLIFGGESRMIFHGVKSIIPNSAPMSLLNESKLRTGRLNLTFRHF
- a CDS encoding 2-oxoglutarate-dependent dioxygenase family protein, translating into MVHFDSTNPSSSSKSSQSQNLKIRKVRNHRNSGFKSRDQSPQRIKDPPPFDICSSVLERNDTSIKDWILADETNRETVEVSNKHKVIRPGMVLLKDFLTPDIQVDIVKTCRELGVKPTGFYQPGYSVGSKLHLQMMCLGRNWDPQTKYRKNTDIDSKAPEIPVTFNVLVEKAIREAHALIDRESGTEDAERILPVMSPDICIVNFYSETGRLGLHQDRDESEESIARGLPIVSFSIGDSAEFLYGEKRDVEEAQGVILESGDVLIFGGESRMIFHGVKSIIPNSAPMSLLNESKLRTGRLNLTFRHF